A single genomic interval of Arthrobacter methylotrophus harbors:
- a CDS encoding YceI family protein yields the protein MTLPSGLTSGVWLLDMSHSEIGFSVRHAGISKVRGRFTDATAEARVRDSLADASLHASVKTASFDSGDANRDAHVRGADFFDVEKFPEMTFRATRAEGDGEDYTLTGDLTIRGITKPVELEVEFTGVAVDPFGATRAGFSAETEISRKDFGLTWNAALETGGFLVSDKVKINLEAALVKQAEPTAAE from the coding sequence ATGACTCTTCCCTCAGGTCTTACTTCCGGCGTTTGGTTGCTGGACATGTCCCACAGTGAAATTGGCTTCAGCGTCAGGCACGCAGGCATCAGCAAGGTCCGTGGACGTTTCACGGATGCCACGGCAGAGGCTAGGGTGCGCGACTCCTTGGCCGATGCGTCCCTCCACGCATCCGTCAAGACGGCGAGCTTCGATTCCGGTGATGCCAACCGCGACGCACACGTCCGCGGCGCCGATTTCTTCGACGTCGAGAAGTTCCCGGAGATGACCTTCCGGGCTACCCGCGCCGAGGGCGACGGCGAGGACTACACGCTCACGGGCGATCTCACCATCCGCGGGATCACCAAGCCGGTGGAGCTGGAAGTCGAGTTCACCGGCGTCGCTGTTGATCCTTTCGGCGCGACGCGCGCCGGGTTCTCCGCCGAAACCGAGATCAGCCGTAAGGACTTCGGGCTGACGTGGAACGCGGCGCTGGAAACCGGTGGTTTCCTGGTCAGCGACAAGGTGAAAATCAACCTTGAGGCTGCCTTGGTCAAGCAGGCGGAGCCTACTGCCGCCGAATAA
- a CDS encoding flavodoxin domain-containing protein, giving the protein MANIYIAYGTVEGQTGQIAEFIADVARGHGHEVHTVDIKDAGGPLPDGYDAVVVGASVHMGKHEVYIRDFVRNNINVLERIPSAFFSVSLAARGDEENAEGYVEKFETETGWRPKHVGLFGGALLYTHYGFIKRHLMKMIARDKESLDTDTSRDYVYTEWDGVRRFAEDFVAGLATPVA; this is encoded by the coding sequence ATGGCCAACATCTATATTGCTTACGGGACCGTTGAAGGACAGACGGGCCAGATCGCGGAATTCATTGCCGACGTCGCTCGCGGCCACGGCCACGAGGTGCACACGGTGGATATCAAGGACGCCGGAGGCCCCCTGCCGGACGGGTACGACGCCGTCGTCGTGGGCGCTTCCGTCCATATGGGCAAGCACGAGGTCTACATCCGGGACTTTGTGCGGAACAACATCAACGTGCTTGAGCGCATCCCCTCCGCATTTTTCTCAGTCAGCCTCGCAGCCCGCGGCGATGAGGAAAACGCGGAGGGCTATGTGGAGAAGTTCGAGACTGAGACGGGGTGGCGTCCGAAGCACGTGGGGCTCTTTGGCGGCGCCCTGCTCTACACCCACTACGGGTTCATCAAACGCCACCTGATGAAGATGATCGCGCGCGACAAAGAGAGCCTGGATACGGACACCTCGCGCGACTATGTCTACACCGAGTGGGACGGGGTGAGGCGGTTTGCTGAGGACTTCGTGGCCGGATTAGCTACTCCCGTGGCTTAG
- a CDS encoding DUF2254 domain-containing protein produces MRREAVREYLASALWAMPTGAVVLAIIAGAGLSAVQLGPESPLAVLLFQGTSDDARNLLIGIASTMVTVIAVVLGLTVVALQLASTQFSPRLLRNFLRDIPNQVTLSAFVATFAYSTAGLYTVGIAGGQRTQDYPRLAVSGALLLLFVSMVMLVFFAHHLSHSIQVDQVMKGVERATLKVIERSFVPGDPGIHMPNPPPGATALPVPQSGYVQALHVEPLIGVLARRGLTARMVPMVGRHVIAGSPLAWVWESNRDGERPLAPDAGTELRRALAQCVRIGYERTLEQDVAFGIRQLADVASKALSPAINDPYTANQAVDHLGSILAALSLRQHGPQAVADAQGTVRLHVPARDFAYLMDLALGQVRRYGANEPRVVRALLRVCRDLVWFGDTAHHAAVRQYVETLMSDVTRLVAQPADREPLLAEGAAVLEAFDAADGASDAAS; encoded by the coding sequence GTGAGGCGTGAGGCCGTTCGGGAATATCTTGCGAGTGCCCTGTGGGCGATGCCGACAGGCGCCGTCGTCCTCGCGATCATCGCAGGGGCGGGCCTCTCTGCGGTGCAGCTCGGTCCGGAGTCGCCCCTCGCCGTCCTCCTCTTCCAAGGGACGTCCGATGACGCGCGGAACCTGCTCATCGGGATCGCGAGCACAATGGTCACGGTCATCGCTGTCGTGCTTGGGCTCACCGTTGTGGCCCTGCAGCTCGCCTCGACGCAGTTCAGCCCGCGGCTGCTGCGGAACTTCCTGCGCGACATCCCCAACCAGGTGACGCTCAGCGCCTTCGTTGCCACGTTCGCGTACAGCACGGCGGGCCTCTACACCGTCGGCATCGCCGGTGGACAGCGCACCCAGGACTACCCGCGCCTTGCGGTGAGCGGCGCACTGCTGCTGCTGTTCGTGAGCATGGTCATGCTCGTCTTCTTCGCCCACCATCTCTCGCATTCGATCCAGGTGGACCAAGTCATGAAGGGTGTCGAGAGGGCTACGCTCAAGGTGATCGAGCGGTCATTCGTCCCGGGCGATCCCGGTATTCACATGCCAAACCCGCCGCCTGGCGCCACAGCCTTGCCGGTACCGCAGTCAGGATATGTCCAGGCCCTCCATGTCGAACCGCTCATCGGGGTCCTCGCGCGCCGAGGCCTCACCGCCCGGATGGTGCCTATGGTCGGCCGGCACGTCATCGCCGGGTCCCCGCTCGCCTGGGTGTGGGAGAGCAACCGCGACGGCGAACGTCCCCTGGCCCCCGACGCCGGCACCGAACTGCGCCGGGCACTGGCACAATGCGTGCGGATCGGTTACGAACGGACCCTTGAGCAGGACGTCGCCTTCGGGATCCGGCAACTCGCCGACGTCGCGTCCAAGGCGCTTTCGCCCGCCATCAACGACCCCTACACCGCGAACCAGGCGGTGGACCATCTCGGCTCGATCCTCGCGGCCCTCTCACTCCGACAGCACGGCCCGCAAGCGGTGGCGGACGCGCAAGGTACGGTGAGGCTGCACGTACCGGCCCGCGATTTCGCCTATCTCATGGACCTGGCCCTCGGACAAGTGCGGCGGTACGGCGCAAACGAGCCTCGCGTCGTCCGGGCCCTGCTGCGGGTGTGCCGTGATCTCGTGTGGTTCGGCGACACGGCCCACCACGCCGCCGTGCGGCAGTATGTCGAGACCCTCATGAGCGACGTGACGCGGCTCGTGGCCCAGCCAGCCGATCGCGAACCCCTTCTCGCGGAGGGGGCGGCGGTGCTTGAGGCCTTCGACGCCGCGGACGGAGCGAGCGATGCCGCCAGCTAG
- a CDS encoding MFS transporter, with protein sequence MSNKPRPGLAIAALSLGTALNPLNSSMIAVALVVLREDFALDVATVTWVITSFYLASAAGQPLMGRLADRFGPRRLFTFGMAVVAISCALAPFSPNFALVCVARALMAVGTATAYPCAVVMVSTLSRQANLSSTRPLGRIQMANTSAAAVGPVVGGLLVSLVGWQALFAINVPISLLALVVVRRVAPADVARESGKLSVLLRDSDIPGILAFIASLTLAMMALLNVMPSYRWWFLTVAVVLAGLFALRELRFSPPFLDLRLLGRNRPLLLLYLGFAVFSAVYYFSFFGLPQLLQQAAKYDAGVVGLLMLPLAAMSVFMTPVTVRFMERFGVRSVMIVGVLLLALASGALGLLTLSFWPPLVLVLTALMGVPYGVVSTASNQGLYVSARPEDRGVAAGIFQTCRYLGAITATVLIGVLYGPGVNQANWGLMVLVMLGLSAVVFVLAAMWRRPGAVG encoded by the coding sequence GTGAGCAACAAACCCCGCCCTGGCCTAGCGATCGCTGCACTCAGCCTGGGGACAGCGCTGAATCCGCTGAACTCGTCCATGATTGCGGTGGCCCTGGTGGTGCTGCGCGAGGACTTCGCGCTTGACGTCGCTACGGTCACCTGGGTGATCACGTCCTTCTATCTTGCCTCGGCCGCGGGCCAGCCGCTGATGGGCAGGCTCGCGGATCGTTTCGGTCCCCGGCGGTTGTTCACTTTCGGTATGGCGGTGGTGGCTATTTCCTGTGCGTTGGCGCCGTTCTCGCCGAACTTCGCGCTAGTCTGCGTGGCCCGGGCGCTCATGGCGGTAGGGACCGCGACGGCGTACCCGTGCGCCGTCGTCATGGTCTCGACGCTCAGCCGGCAGGCGAACCTCAGCTCCACCCGGCCCCTGGGGCGAATCCAGATGGCGAACACCTCGGCAGCCGCGGTGGGACCCGTCGTCGGGGGTCTCCTAGTGAGCCTGGTCGGCTGGCAGGCGCTGTTCGCGATCAACGTGCCGATCTCCCTCCTCGCTTTGGTGGTGGTCCGGCGGGTGGCGCCGGCCGACGTCGCACGCGAAAGCGGCAAGCTCTCGGTCCTCCTGCGCGATTCCGACATTCCGGGCATCCTGGCTTTCATCGCCTCGCTGACGCTGGCCATGATGGCGCTGCTTAACGTGATGCCGTCCTACCGCTGGTGGTTCCTGACCGTCGCGGTGGTCCTGGCTGGGCTATTTGCTTTGCGCGAGTTGCGGTTCAGCCCGCCGTTCCTGGACCTGCGGCTGCTCGGCCGGAACCGGCCGCTCCTGCTCTTGTACCTGGGTTTCGCCGTGTTCAGCGCTGTCTATTATTTTTCGTTCTTTGGGCTTCCGCAGTTGCTGCAGCAGGCGGCAAAGTACGACGCCGGCGTGGTCGGCCTGCTCATGCTTCCCCTTGCTGCCATGTCGGTCTTCATGACTCCAGTGACGGTGCGATTCATGGAACGGTTCGGCGTGCGGTCCGTGATGATCGTGGGAGTCTTGCTTTTGGCGCTTGCTTCCGGGGCGTTGGGGCTGCTGACGCTGTCTTTCTGGCCTCCGCTGGTGCTGGTGCTTACGGCGCTGATGGGCGTGCCGTACGGCGTGGTCAGCACGGCGTCCAATCAAGGCCTGTATGTGTCCGCGCGGCCGGAGGACAGGGGAGTGGCCGCCGGGATCTTCCAAACGTGCCGTTACCTCGGGGCCATTACGGCGACAGTGCTGATCGGTGTGCTCTATGGGCCCGGGGTGAACCAAGCAAACTGGGGGCTCATGGTGCTGGTGATGCTGGGGCTGAGTGCGGTGGTGTTCGTGCTTGCGGCAATGTGGCGGAGGCCGGGGGCCGTGGGTTAG
- a CDS encoding mycothiol transferase, with protein MKSNELLLDAFGRIRDIVAATLAGLDGESLVHRPSGTGNSIAWLIWHLSRVEDVQLASAAGLEQVWTSQGFAIRFNLPLPERDTGYGHTSEKVDAVEAPPELLLEYYDAVHRQTAGFLKTLDDTDLDSIVDTRWDPPVTLGVRIISTIADCLQHVGQAAYVKGLGASA; from the coding sequence ATGAAATCCAACGAACTGCTGCTGGATGCCTTTGGCCGGATCCGTGACATCGTCGCGGCCACCCTTGCAGGGCTCGACGGCGAGTCCCTGGTCCATCGGCCTTCAGGCACGGGAAACTCGATCGCGTGGTTGATCTGGCATCTCAGCCGGGTGGAGGACGTACAGCTCGCCTCCGCGGCCGGCCTGGAACAGGTGTGGACCTCGCAGGGATTTGCCATACGTTTCAACCTACCCCTTCCCGAACGGGATACAGGCTACGGCCACACGAGCGAGAAAGTCGACGCGGTGGAGGCGCCGCCCGAGCTGCTGCTCGAATACTATGACGCCGTTCACCGGCAGACGGCAGGGTTCCTGAAAACCCTCGATGACACGGACCTGGATAGCATCGTGGACACCCGCTGGGATCCGCCCGTGACTTTAGGTGTGCGGATTATCAGCACCATCGCCGATTGCCTCCAGCATGTGGGGCAGGCAGCGTATGTCAAAGGCTTGGGGGCAAGTGCCTAA